CCACTGGCCGTCAAGCCTGAGCGGAGCTGGATGCTCTTGGAGGACTTCGGCGGCAAGACGCTGCGAGAGGCCGGTGTGGTCTACTGGCAAGACGCCCTGACGCGTTTCAGCCACATGCAGGTCGCAGCGACTAGGCACGTCGGCGCACTTTTGGGGGCGGGCTGCACGGACCGGCGTCTGGACACCCTGAGTGCGCAACTCCCCTCCCTGCTCCATGACGCGGAAGAGCTTGGCAGCTTGAGCGAGGAAGAACGGCAACGGCTTCATGCCTTGGAGCCCAAACTCAATGCGATGATTCAAGACCTGAATGGTTACGGCATCCCGCAGACCCTTGTCCACGGCGACTTGAACTTCAACAACGTGGCGCTGAGTGGGGACAGGATCGTCTTCTTCGACTGGACGGACGGCGCGATCGCGCACCCTTTTTTTGACCTCATGTCCTTCGTCTATTTTGATGATGCCGCCAGCATCGGACCTGAACGTTGGGAGGAGATGCTGGCGGCTTATCTCGAGCCTTGGACGGCTTTTGAGCCCATGCCACGCCTCCGCCAAGCCTACGACCTTGCCATCATGCTGGCGCTCCTCCACCACGCGATCTCTTACAAAAACATCCGTGAGAGCCAGGAGGAAGGGGCGCGTTGGGAGCTTGGGGGAACCACCGCCTATCTGCTCAGGACCCTGCTGGGGAAGGTGAGCAAGTGACAGGGCTCTCGGGTCATCTGCTCACGGCGCGGCTCTGCCCGGTGACCGCTTCCGGCTCTTCAGGCGGGGGCACCACTCGAGCGCGGGCCTCTGAGCCTTGGCGGACAAGGAAAACCGCTTGAGCGAGGCGGTGTTCTCCTACCGGGTCGGCAAGGACGGCAAGGTATTTATCGCCTGGCACGGCCGGACGGTGACGGTGCTCACGGGTAGCGGGGCCAAAAAGTTCCTGGCCAAGGTCGCCGGCCTTAGCGACGGCGAGGCGCAGCTCGTGATGGCCAAGGCGACGGGAAATTTCAAGAGGGGCAACGAACGGTGAGCCCTTTCACAGCTCGATCTCGACCCGGGCGCAACTCGTGGCGTAGCCGAGGGCCCGCTTGGTGACGGGAAAGACACGGCTGCTCGCTATCGCCAGGGCCAGTTCCACCAGCCCCTCTTCCCCAAAGCGCGCCACGAGACGCGGCCGCAGCGAGTCTTCCCCACCCGTAGCCCCGACCACCGCGTCCGCAAAGCGGTAGACGTCAGCGAGTTCTGGGCTGAGCGCGTCCACCCTTGCGTCCAGCACCGCCCGGATGACGGCAGCCGGAACCCCCTGCTTGCGCGCCATGTTGACCTCGATCTGCAAGCAGGTGCCGCAGTCCTCGTCCCGGCTCGCCACGATGCGCGCCACGCAACAGGCCGACGCGGGGAGCACCCGGCGGTGCGCCGCCAAGGGCGTAAACAGCGCGAACTTGAAAAAGGCCCGCTTCGATACCCGGGCAAGGTGACGCAGGTAGTCCAAAGACGCGCCCAGGGTCTTCTCTTCGGCCTCGAGCTTGCGCGAAATGAGCCTATCGATCATGCCGAATCTCCTCCATCACTATTCTTTATCACTGTAGCGACTATATAACGACATCCCGCGCGAGCGCCGCCAAGATCCGCCTGTAGGGCGCCGCCTTTTTCACTACCGCCGAAAGCCCTATGCTTACAATGTTTGATCACAAAAGGCGCCATGACAGAGACCGACGACACCCTCAGGAAAAAGGCCTTGGAGGTCTACAGGTGCCTGCTCGAGATGCACGGTGAACGAGCGCTCGAGCCGCGCCGCGAGCCCATGCACGAGCTCGTCTCGACCATGCTCTCCCACCGCACCACGCAGCGCAACGAAGAACTGGCCTTTGAGCGAATGTGGGAGCGCTTCGATTCCTGGGAGGCCATCCGCGACGCGCCCGTCGCCGAACTCGCCGAGGCCATCGCCCCCGCCAACTTCGCCGAGGTCAAGGCGCCCAACATCAAAAGGGCGCTGGCGCGGATCCTCTCCGAGCGCGGCGAGGCCGAGATCGACTTTCTGGCGGACCTGCCCGCCGAGGAGGGGCTTCGCTGGCTCATGGCCCTGCCGGGCGTCGGCATCAAGACGGCCTCGCTGGTGCTCCTCTTCTGTTTTTCAAAGGCCGTCCTGCCCGTCGACAGCCACGTCCACCGGGTCAGCCAGCGCCTGGGGCTGATCGGCCCCAAGCTCAACTCGACCACGGCGCACGGGCCGCTCCTGGCCCTCTTACCCGGTGACCCCCATGTCCTCTACAACTTTCACATCGCCACGCTGAGGCACGGCCAGAAGATCTGCGTCTGGGGCACGCCGCGCTGCGGCAAGTGCCTGCTCACCGACCTCTGCGACTGGTATCAGGAAAACCGGGCTGAGGCTCCGGCACCTCCCAACGGCAAAGCTTGACCCGACCCTTGACCCTGACCAAGGGCGACACCCTCACTGCGGTATCCCGGTCAGGCAGCGCGACATGGCCCCGCCCTTTACCCTCACAAGATTTGCCGCCATAGCAAAGGCCCTCCAAAGAGGGCCTTATAGGAACAAGAAGGGCTAGTTCTGGTCTTGGTTCTGGTCCTGGTCCTCGTCCTCAGCCGTGCCGATCATTCTGGCGTCGACCGCGATAATGACCTCGAACGCTCCCGGCGCAGGCTCTTCGGCAACGGCCGGTTCGGGTTCCTCTGCCGGCTCGGGTTCCTCTGCGTCAGGATCGTCCACATCCGGGTCTTCCACGTCCGGCTCGGGCTCTTCTTCCTCGGCGGGATCGACTTCGGCAGGCTCTTCCTCTGCTACCGCCGGCTCCTCGACCGGCGTCTCCGCGTCGAACACCACGGTGGCCGTCTCTTCGCCCGTGACCTCAACCTCCTGCATTCTGGCTTCGTAGTCCTCGCCCGTTGCCGTAACGATATAGGTGCCCGGCGTGAGGTCGATCAGCGTCTGCGACTGGGTGACGCTGCGGGTGTAGCCGTCGGGACCGGTGACCTCGACCGTGACGCCCGCTTGCTCGATCAGGATCTCGAGGCTGCCCTCGCCGGGTTCAAGCTCGGTCGCGGCAGGATCCTCCTCGGCAGGCTCTTCTTCGGTGGGCTCTTCTTCGGTGGGCTCTTCGGCAGCGACCGGCTCCTCGTCTTCCAACTGCACCGGAACGGTCACGGTGGCAGTCTCGCCGGCCATTACCTCTACTTCCGTCTGCAACTCTACGTCTTGCCCTTCGAATCTCGGCTCGACGATGGTGACGGTGTAGGTACCCGGTTGTAAGCCCTCGAGCGTCTGCTCCTCTTCGCCCGCATCAACCGTCAGGGTTTCGCTGTAGTCGTCGGGGCCGCTCACGAGGAGTTCGATCTGGTCGGCGTCCATAGGGTCTACGTTGATGGTGAGGTTGCCCTGCTCCGCATCCTGCGGCTGGTCGGCCGTTGCTTGCTGTGCGGCCGGCTGCTGTGTGGTCGTCTGCTGGGTGGCTTGCGCCTGCTCGGCCTGGGGCTGTGGGGCGACGGTGACGGTCGCGGTCTCGCCGGCCATCACCTCGACCTGCTCGCTGCTGCGCGTCTCTTCTTCTTGCTCTTCAGTCCAACCCGGCACGTTGACCATTACCATGTAGCTGCCGGGCTCGAGATTGCCGATGGTCTGCTGCGGCTCGGCCAGAAAGGTTTCGTGATAGTCGCCGGGACCAAAGACATCGAGTTGCAGCCGGTCTTCGCCGGCAAAGTCGACGTTGACGGTCAGGGCGCCCTGACCCTCTTGCTGCTCAGCGGCTTGCGGCGCGGTCTGTAGCTGCCCAGTCTGCTGCGCTGTTTGCTGGCTGATATGCAGCATTACCGGCGCACCAGTCTGTACCAGCCAGCTATTGTCCTGCCCGGTCGGTTGTTCCTCTTCCTCTTCGGGTTCTTCTTCGGGAGTCTCTTCGCTGTCGGCGGGTTCCTGGTCGGCATCGGTGGCGCCTTCACCGCCGGTTACACCCTCACCGCCGGTCACGCCCTCACCGCCGGTCACGCCCTCACCGCCGGTCACGCCTTCACCGCCGGTTACGCCTTCACCGGGTTCTTGCTCAGTCTCTTGGACCTGGTCCTCCTGCGTCACCTGGGCCTCGCCTTCGGGGCCACCGATGACGAAGTGGGTATAGACGTAGCCGGGCCTCACCTCGAGGTTGTCCATGCCAAAGGCGACCGTCTCCGTGCCCGCCTCGCGAACGTCGATGTCGTAGCTACCCGCCGGCACGAAGAAGTATTCGCTCACCTGGCCGAAGTCGAGGTTTTCGACGAGGACATCGCCATCCCGCACGGCCACGTCGACGGCACCTGCCGCCTGGGCGGCGTGAAGAACGCGGATGCTGGCGCCGTTGGAGGGGGGAAAGGCGCGCAGGTTGTCGCGGTAGACGCGCGCCTCGAGAGTTTCTTCGGGACCGAGCGCGGCAATGGTGTAGTAGACGCCCGCTTCGACCTCGAGCGAGGCGCTGATCAGCGGCTCCTGGGCGCCACCGGCGGTGATGCTCACCTCTACCGAACCGGAGGGAATCACCTGGTAGGCGCTGACGTCGCGGTAGCCGACCCCTTGAAAGGCGCTCGCGCCGTTGATCGAGACGTCGATATCGGCGGCGTCGGGCGACAGATGGGCGATGCGAATGGCTGCTTGCTCACCGGGAGTTACCTCTTGCTGGCCTTGTTGTGCGGAGGCTAGGGCGGCGCAAAAGGCAAGTGTGAGAACGAGTAAGGCTAATGGTACCTTTTTCATCTATGCATTCCTCCTATCGTGAAATCATCTTAAGACTATGCAAGCCGGCACCCATAGAAATTTGTCTGGCTTACCGTTGCTTAGGATACACATGCTTAGGATACACAAATACCCGGAGCAAATGTCGGACCAAACGTCGGGGACCCAAAAGACGTTCTTGTGGCTTTCTTTCGCCGCCGGCCGGTGAGAGCTGACGGCTCGAGTGCCGACCCCAGGCGATGAGCAGCGGGTTACCTACAGGACGATCTTCCACCAGCTTGCGCCGCCACGGCTCAGACCGGCAACCGCAACACAGAACCGCAATACAGAACCGCGATTACAGAACTGCAATACAGAGAAGATTCCCAAGCGGTAGTTGCCGCTAACATCGGAAGCAAGATGAGAAATTTTTGAATCTCATCCTAGCACAACTCAGGAAAGGAAGGGAATCTCATGAGTCCACCCTCAAGTCATTCCAACTTCAGCTTTTCCTTCCCGGCCTTGAGAAGGTTAGGTGCCGCCGCGCTCCTCCTGCTCTTGGCTACGCCTCTAGGAGGGCTCGCGCAGCAGCAAGAAGGAGCCGTGCAGCAAGAGGAGGAGCTGGCCGTCGAGCTGTCGGGCCAAGAAGCCGTGTCCGCGGAAGTCAATCTTGCGTCCATCATCGGCCGGTCGACCATTCACGCGCTCGCTGTCAGCAATACCGGCGACACCCCGCTCGAGTACACCGTCGAAGTAGAAGAGGACGCCGACTGGCTCGAGATCATCTCCTTCTCAGGCGTCTTGGACGCCGCCGGTGCCGACGACCGCGACGTCATCGAGTTCGAGACGACCTGCCCGGCCGAAGAGGCTTCGTTGTCGACCGACCTCACGATCAGGATCACCGATCCGGAGGTCGAAGAAGCGGTGCATACGGTCACGGTCAACCTCACCTGCCGCCCGGCTGCCCTGGTAGAGGTTCCCATAGGACCGCCCGGCCCGCCCGGCCCCGAAGGTCCTGAAGGTCCGCCCGGTCCGGAAGGCCCGGAAGGTCCTGAAGGTCCTCCCGGTCCCGAAGGGCCCCAGGGCGAGACCGGCCCACCCGGTCCCGAAGGCCCAGAGGGCCCGCCTGGACCCGAAGGCCCCGAAGGGCCCGAGGGTCAGCAGGGCGAAACCGGCCCGGTGGGTCCCGAAGGCCCGGAAGGTCCTCCCGGTCCGGAAGGTCCAGAGGGTCAGCAGGGCGAAACCGGCGCCACCGGCCCGGAAGGTCCTGAAGGTCCTCCCGGTCCTGAAGGCCCCGAAGGGCCGCAGGGCGAAACCGGCCCGCCCGGACCCGAAGGTCCGGAAGGTCCGCAGGGTGAACCTGGCCCCACCGGTCCGGAAGGCCCGGAAGGTGAACGCGGACCCATCGGTCCGCAAGGACCCGAAGGAGCTACCGGTTCCGACGGACCGATGGGTCCCCAAGGCGAAGAGGGCCCCATGGGTCCCCAGGGACCTCCCGGCGAAGAGGGTCCTACGGGTCCCCAAGGCTCGCAGGGTGAACCCGGTCCCGAAGGCCCGATGGGACCGCAAGGCGAAGAGGGTCCTACTGGCCCCCAGGGGCCAGCCGGCGAACCCGGTCCCGAAGGCCCACAAGGTCCGCAGGGTGAGCGTGGCGCCATCGGACCGATGGGACCACAAGGCGAAGAGGGTCCCATGGGTCCTCAGGGACCGGCCGGTCCTGGCATCACGGAAGAACAGTTCCAGGCTTTGGAACAACGGATGGAGGAGCTCGAGAGGCGCCTTGCAGCCATTGACGAGCAAGAGGTCGAACCTGCCGAAGCGGAAGAGGTCGAACCCGTCGAACCCGAAGATGCCGAAGACGCCGAAGCGGTAGACGAGGAAGAGGTCGAACCGGTCGGACCCGCTGAAGAGGAAGAGATCGCGCCCGTCGAACCGGTAGGCGCCGAAGACGCCGAAGCGGTAGATGAGGAAGAGGTCGAACCTGCCGAACCGGTAGGCGCCGCACCGGCCGATGAAGAGCCGGCTCAGGCTCCGGGCAGGCTGGTCATCACCACCGAGTTCACCATCGAGGACGAGGTCGAAATCACCGTGACCGGACCCGATGGCTACAGCGAATCGTTCGTGGCGGTAGAGCAACAAACGCTCGGAGGTCTGGTGCCAGGCAGCTACACCGTCACTGCCGACGCGCCCGAGCTCGAGGAGCAGGAGGTGGAGATAGAAGCCGGAGAAACCGCTACGGTCTCCATCCCCGAGACACAAGAGGACTGAGCGTTGAGAAGACGCTGACCCGAAACCCAAAAGAGGCGGCGCAGGTCGGCCGCCTCTTTTGGGTTACCCGGCTCCCCACAGCGAGGATGACAGCGAGGATGAAGGCAGGACTCAGGTTAAGCCGAGACCCAAGCGGAGGCAGTGCCCAAGCGAAAGCAGTACAATGCGAGATATGGAAAATTCGAGAGAGGGGGTTGCAGCTACTGTTAGATGGAAGTAGATAGAATAGCTAAAACAGATGAGAAACTCCTCGAGCCTCATCACGTCATCTCCGGTTACGTTCGCATAAGGAAGGGGTTCCATGAAGCCACCGTCGCAAGATCCTAAATCCAATCATCCTCCCCCCGCTCCGAGGCGATTATCTTTAGCAGCAGCCCTGATGCTCTCGTGGCTTCTTTTTGCGCTTGCCTACGCCCAAACCGAGGAAACGACGGCCGTCGAGGTCTCGGGACAGGAGTCGGTGCCGGCGGAAGTCAACGTGGTCACGCCGACCGGCCAATCCACCATTTACGCCCTGACCCTCAACAACGTCGGCGATACTCCACTCGAGTACACCATCGAAGCAGAAGAGGACGCCGACTGGCTCGAGATCATCTCCTTCTCGGGCATCTTGGGCGCCGCCGGCGCCGACGACCGCGACGTCATCGAGCTCGAGACGACCTGTCCGGCCGAACCGACCTCGCTCTCAGCCGACCTGACCCTTACTATCACCGAGCCACAGGTCGAAGCAGCCGTGCAGACCATCACCGTCAATCTTAGCTGCGGCCCTGGCGCCATCGTTCCCACCCAGCCCCAAGCCGCTGTTGCCGGCATCGTCGCCAGGGAGGACCTGCCTACGGTAACGGTGCAGGTTCCCGTCGGGCCACCCGGTTCGCAGGGACCGCCTGGCCCCGAGGGACCTCCCGGACCAGAAGGGCCTCCCGGACCCCAGGGTCCCGAGGGACCGGAAGGACCGCCGGGACCACAGGGCGAAACCGGACCGCAGGGCGAGCGGGGGCCCATCGGGCCACAAGGTCCCGAGGGTGAACCCGGACCGGAAGGAGCGGAAGGGCCCGAAGGACCGCAAGGCGAAACCGGCCCGCAGGGCGAGTCTGGGCCCGAGGGGCCGGAGGGTTCCGAGGGGCCGGAGGGTCCTCGTGGTCTTCCCGGTCCGGTGGGGCCCGAGGGAGCGGAGGGACCTGAGGGGCCCGAAGGACCCCAAGGCGAAACCGGCCCCCAAGGCGAAACCGGACCGCAGGGCGAGCCTGGTCCCGAGGGGCCGGAGGGACCGGAAGGGCCAGAGGGTCAACAGGGCGAGCGGGGGCCCATCGGGCCACAAGGTCCCGAGGGTGAACCCGGACCGGAAGGAGCGCAAGGGCCCGAAGGACCCCAAGGCGAAACCGGACCTCAAGGCGAACCTGGTCCCGAGGGGCCGGAGGGTTCCGAGGGGCCGGAGGGGCCTCAAGGAGCGGAGGGACCTCAAGGCGAAACCGGCCCGCAGGGCGAGCCTGGGCCTATCGGTCCCGAGGGACCGCAGGGCGAACCTGGGCCTATCGGTCCCGAGGGACCGCAGGGCGAACTTGGACCGGCGGGCGAGCGCGGGCCTATAGGCCCGCAGGGGCCGCAGGGCGAACCTGGCCCGGAAGGACCGCCCGGACAGGGCGAACCCGGTCCGCAAGGCGAACCTGGTCCGGAAGGACCAGTTGGACCCGAAGGCCCGCCCGGACCCGAAGGACCGCCCGGGCAGGGCGAACCTGGCCCGGAAGGACCAGTTGGACCTGAAGGCCCGCAGGGCCCGCCCGGACCGCCGGGACGGGGAGACCCTGGCCCGCAGGGCCCGCCTGGCGTCGAAGGCCCGCAGGGCCCGCCCGGACCGCTGGGAGAGGCTGGACCGGTCGGACCCCAGGGACCCGAGGGTGACCTCGGTCCTGTAGGCCCCCAAGGACCGCCAGGCCCGCCCGGACCCGCCGGGCAGCAAGGAGCCAGGGGCGACGTGGGGCCGATGGGTCCCGAGGGGCCTCAGGGCCCGCTAGGCCCACCCGGGCCCGCCGGCCAGCAAGGACCCAGAGGAGACGTGGGACCGCCAGGCCAACAAGGCCCTAGGGGCGACCCTGGACCCGTTGGTCCTCAGGGAGCCGTCGGCGAAACCGGTCCCGCCGGTCCGCAGGGTCCTCAAGGAGCCGAGGGCGCGCCGGGCCCACAAGGGCCGACAGGCTCCAGAGGGCCCATCGGCCCTCAGGGAGAGGACGGCCAGCGCGGACCCATCGGTCCCGTGGGCCCTCAAGGCCCTCCCGGCGAGGGGCTGACGGACGAACAGCTTCAGCTCATGAACGCCCTTTTGACCGGCGCGGTCACCAACCTGACGCCGGAACAGACCGAAAACCTGAGGCTGGTCTTCCTCCGCAGCTTCGAGGGCACCGGCTCGGTGCTCGACAGTGCCTACCAGGCGTCGGTAGCGCGGCGCAACACCGAGGTGGAAAACCGCCTGAGCACGCTCGAGGCCCAAGCCGATCCAGAAGCCTTGGAGCAGCAGGTCGCCGACCTGCAAAACCAGGTAAACCAACTCCTCAGCCGCCTCGAGGCGCTCGAGAGCCAGTAAGAAACCTCAGCTAGACAAGAAGAGGCGGCGCTAGGCGCCGCCTCTTCTTTTTCTTTTGTCATGTTCTTTTGTCATGTTCTTTTGTCATGTTCTTTTGTCATGTTCTTTTGTCATGTTCTTTTGTCGTACCAGTTACCGTTTGCCAGCTACCGTGCTCCAGCCACGCTTCACTGCGGCCGGGTGACCGGCTTGACGTTGCCTCCCCCAAACCAGCCTTAAACTGACGCATGAAGCTGCTTCATGCGAAGATGCGGGCAGGGGGTCTTGGAGGACCTTTTGTCCCAGCCGCCCTCAAGGTCGCGCTGGCCTTGCTGCTCCTGAGCGGGGTGGGCTCCGGCCGCGACCTGCTGACCAGCCTCGAGGGCCGGACGCTCGTTTTCGACGCGCTCGTGGACGTATTCAAGGAGTTCTACTGGAACGAAGACCATCTCGACTGGGACGCCTGGGCAGCGGCGTTTCGCGAGGAGGCGCTGGCGGGTAGCAGCCGCCACGACTTCGAGCTGGTGGCGCGCAAGATGGTGAGCGCCGTCGCGGACGACCACTCGAGCTGGCTCGGCCTCAGCAGCGACGGGGGCGACGAGAGCATGGCGGCGACCAGGACCTTGGGCCTGGGCTTTCAGCACGACTTCCTGAGCGGCACGGGCATGGTCGTCTTGCGCGTCTTTCCCGATACGCCCGCGGCCGCGGGCGGCCTGCGGCGCGGCGACGTGATCGCGCGCATCAACGAGCGGGGGCTTGGGGACGCCGTGAGCAGCCGGAGTCCCGCGGCTCTCTTGGACAGCGCCATCCGCGCGGGCAAGGTCGAGCTGACGGTGCGCCGCGGGGCCGAACTGCACGAGCTGAGCCTCGAGCCCGCCGAGATCGCTCTGGCGGCCTTGAGCGAGATGCCTCAGGCCGACATGCTCGACGCCGGCACCGGCTATCTCTACCTGCCGAGCTTCAACCACAGCGGTGTCGCCGCGCGCGCGCATGCACTCCTGAGCGATCTCAAGGCGCAGGGCGCAACGGCCCTGGTGCTCGACATGCGCGGCAACCTGGGCGGGCGCCTGAGCGAACTCGGCCTGTTCCTCGGCTCCTTTATCGAAGGCCCCTGGGCGCAAGCGCTGAGCAGGGGCGCGCTCGCCTGGCGCGCGAACTACAGCGTGGTGGAGGGCAAAGCCCAGAGCTGGCTCGAGACCGAAGACGGCCTGGTCTTTTCGAGGCTGGCGCTCGAGACCGCTCCCGAGCACTGGGGTGGCCCGCTGGTGGTGCTCGCGGACTACCGGAACTCCAGCGCCGGCGAACTCGCCCCGCTCATCTTGCAGGCGGCGGGCCGGGCCAAGGTGGTCGGCGAGGCCACCAGCGGCAACGTCGAGGCCGTCCGCGGCTTTGACCTGCCCGACGGCAGCACGGTCTTAGTCGCCGTCGCCAACCTTCAGTCGGCCACGGGGGCGAGCTTCGACGACGGGCTCAGCCCCGACGTCTACGCCACCGAGACCCTGAGCGAACTGGCCCGCGGCTTCGACGCGCCCGTAGCGGAGGCCCAGCGCCTCCTGCGCGAGCTGCCCTTCACGCCGGGCAAGTTTTTTTAGCTCGAGCGCAAAGAGGGCGTGCAGAGAAAGCCCGATCCGGAGTTGCGTCGCTGTCCACCCGAACTTGACATGGCCCGGTGAGGGGCGATACACTGACTCTTGCGCTTCGACGCGGGGTGGAGCAGTCCGGTAGCTCGTCGGGCTCATAACCCGAAGGTCACAGGTTCAAATCCTGTCCCCGCAACCAACCACTGCAACCAAACACCATGTGCAAGAGGGAACCCCCGGCCAAGCCGGGGGTTCCCTTTTGCATGAGCTACATCCGTCGCCGGGACGGTGCTAGCCGCGCTCGTCCTCCCACAGGGCCGCGCCGAAGTGGTCCCAGGGCAGGCGACCCTCGTTGGGGTCGGCGGGGTCGAACTGCGCGTTCATGGCGTAGATGAGCAGCGCTCCCTCCGCGCCCGCCCGGTAGCCGTGGGCGACGCCCGCGGGGATATAGAGGAGCGCCGGCTCCTCGCCGTCTAAGAGGTAAGCGCGCCGCGTTCCCAGGCTCGCCGAGCCCTCGCGGAGGTCCGCGAGCCACACCAGCAGCCGCCCGTCGACCACCACCCAGATCTCGTCTTGTATCTCCTTGGGATGGACGTGAAAGGCGTTGATGCGGTGAGGGACGGCTTTGGACAGCGAGAGCTGGCGCAGGGCAAAGGGGGTCCCCAGACCCTCGACCTCGCCGCTCGAGAGCCGCAGCCCCTCCATGAACCAGCCGCCGAGTGCACGGTGCTTCTTGAGGGGCTTGTACAAGACGCCCCCGATGGCCGGCGCGGCCCCGTAGCTCTGGAAGCTCAGCGCCTCTTGGGCGCTCGCCGAAAGCTTGATCTTCACGGCTTCCATTCCCCCTTGAGCCCTTGCCAGCGCGCGGTGTCGAGCGAGACATCCTCGGGCAGGGCGACCCCGGCATTCTTCTCGGCATCTAAGCGGCTGCCGCGCGCGACGCTGTTGCTGCGCCGCCTAGCCAGCTCCCAGACCGACTTGCGCTCGGTGGCGATGTGCAGGGTGCTGTAGCCCCTGGCCGCAATCGCCCAGAAGCGCGCTACCGCCAAGGCGATCTCCGGCGCGATCACGTCCACGTAGTCCTGCGAGGTGTAGAGGTCGCCGTAAGCCACCGGATAGGGCCAGGCGCGCGGGCGAAAACTGGTGCGGATAACCAGGTGCCGGGGCAGGAGGCGCACCAGCGACTCGGCGACGAGCTTGGTGAGCGCGTAGTAGTTGCGCACCGGGCCGGGCGGGTCGTCCTCCTGATAGTGGCCGCGGTCGCCGTAAAAGACGTAGTCGGTCGAGATGTGGACGAGGGGCAGGCCAGAGGCCAGCGCCGCCGCCACGAGCTGGCGACTGCCGTCCACGTTGACGCGCCAGCAGCCCGCCCGGTCCACTTCGGCACCCGCGACGT
The sequence above is a segment of the Deinococcota bacterium genome. Coding sequences within it:
- a CDS encoding dTDP-4-dehydrorhamnose 3,5-epimerase family protein, with translation MEAVKIKLSASAQEALSFQSYGAAPAIGGVLYKPLKKHRALGGWFMEGLRLSSGEVEGLGTPFALRQLSLSKAVPHRINAFHVHPKEIQDEIWVVVDGRLLVWLADLREGSASLGTRRAYLLDGEEPALLYIPAGVAHGYRAGAEGALLIYAMNAQFDPADPNEGRLPWDHFGAALWEDERG
- a CDS encoding NAD(P)-dependent oxidoreductase, which encodes MSEPTPPARVLLTGGSGRLGTELRGLLPDLIAPPRAEMDLTEPLSLRRALATYQPALIVHAAAYTDVAGAEVDRAGCWRVNVDGSRQLVAAALASGLPLVHISTDYVFYGDRGHYQEDDPPGPVRNYYALTKLVAESLVRLLPRHLVIRTSFRPRAWPYPVAYGDLYTSQDYVDVIAPEIALAVARFWAIAARGYSTLHIATERKSVWELARRRSNSVARGSRLDAEKNAGVALPEDVSLDTARWQGLKGEWKP